A portion of the Ricinus communis isolate WT05 ecotype wild-type chromosome 10, ASM1957865v1, whole genome shotgun sequence genome contains these proteins:
- the LOC8285583 gene encoding non-functional pseudokinase ZRK2, giving the protein MSSPISEIVFASQMSSPISEIVFASQMSSPISEIVFASQMNSHKDALKLLGCCLETELPILVFESAENGTLHDRIYNPHLAGFQPLSWTNRLRIAIDQDYVPKLTDFSLSAPIPEGEYHIEHGVRTEKVPKETLGFLAAEFFSKSTINEKVDVYSFGVVLLSLLTGKRMQHPLPFATPENYLVDGLKAYAETKRFNYEIVVDPFILQEGPWPGKEQQLQKFSLLALQCSCDLEENRPAITEVAKQLRQIYQSASSNC; this is encoded by the exons ATGAGCTCTCCTATCAGTGAGATTGTGTTCGCATCGCAAATGAGCTCTCCTATCAGTGAGATTGTGTTCGCATCGCAAATGAGCTCTCCTATCAGTGAGATTGTGTTCGCATCGCAAATGAACTCTCATAAAGATGCTCTAAAACTGCTAGGATGCTGCTTAGAGACTGAACTTCCAATTCTAGTTTTTGAATCTGCTGAAAATGGAACACTTCATGATCGCATTTATAATCCCCATCTAGCTGGTTTTCAACCTTTATCATGGACAAATAGGCTAAGGATTGCAATTG ATCAAGATTATGTTCCCAAGCTCACTGATTTTTCTTTGTCCGCACCCATTCCTGAAGGTGAATACCATATAGAACATGGAGTACGTACTGAGAAAGTCCCAAAGGAGACACTAGGATTTCTTGCTGCGGAGTTCTTCTCAAAAAGTACTATAAATGAGAAGGTGGATGTTTATAGTTTCGGTGTAGTTCTCCTTTCGCTTTTGACTGGAAAGAGGATGCAACATCCTCTTCCTTTTGCAACTCCTGAGAATTATTTGGTGGACGGTCTGAAGGCATATGCGGAGACAAAAAGGTTTAACTATGAAATTGTAGTAGACCCCTTTATTTTACAAGAGGGTCCCTGGCCTGGGAAAGAGCAGCAACTACAAAAGTTTTCTCTGCTTGCCCTTCAGTGCTCCTGTGATCTTGAAGAAAATAGGCCAGCAATTACTGAAGTGGCAAAACAACTAAGGCAAATCTATCAGTCTGCAAGTAGTAATTGTTGA
- the LOC8285585 gene encoding non-functional pseudokinase ZED1, with amino-acid sequence MFSCFRDNMDENEKALMRNGGILLEKSIAFNNGRGNPIRCFSVEELQTATNSYSQNNVIYEGGWHTHYKGFLRERPVIVKRYRTNIHERVCPINDIVFASEMSRHKNVLKLLGCCLESEIPILVFEYAEKGNLHDYIYKTDSASFRRRLKIAVDAANVIAYLHTAFPRPVVHRHITLSNVWLDEDSVAKVTDFSLSMSIPEGETHIEDFVMGTCGYAAPEYARSGIFNEKIDVFSFGVLLLVLLTGQKPFQGNWENILKDARFDEIIGSLIVEKVSWSEKKRQETFLTRTRQKLDLTIDPIIVEEGPWPEKEQQLKAVLMLGVQCIDPDEENRQKLLMWQNNSGIFISLLFLIVSASLLQQHFSPFLHLYHFLIWLPCLC; translated from the coding sequence ATGTTTTCATGCTTTAGAGACAACATGGATGAGAATGAGAAAGCGCTAATGAGGAATGGAGGAATACTATTAGAAAAGTCGATTGCCTTTAATAATGGCAGAGGTAATCCTATCCGTTGCTTCTCCGTTGAAGAGCTCCAAACTGCAACAAATAGTTACTCCCAAAATAATGTTATTTATGAAGGAGGATGGCATACACATTATAAGGGTTTTCTGCGAGAGCGTCCTGTGATTGTGAAAAGATACCGTACTAATATTCATGAAAGAGTTTGTCCTATCAATGATATTGTGTTTGCGTCAGAGATGAGCAGGCATAAAAATGTTCTGAAATTGCTAGGATGCTGTTTAGAGTCCGAAATTCCCATTCTAGTTTTTGAATATGCTGAGAAAGGAAATCTACATGATTACATCTACAAAACAGATAGTGCAAGTTTTCGACGTAGGTTGAAGATTGCTGTTGATGCAGCTAATGTGATTGCTTATCTCCATACTGCATTTCCCAGACCCGTTGTTCATAGACATATTACACTCTCAAATGTCTGGCTAGACGAAGACTCTGTAGCAAAAGTGACGGATTTTTCACTATCCATGTCAATTCCTGAAGGTGAAACCCACATAGAGGATTTTGTTATGGGAACCTGCGGGTATGCTGCTCCTGAGTACGCCCGTTCAGGAATATTCAATGAGAAGATTGATGTTTTTAGTTTTGGAGTACTTCTTCTAGTTCTTCTGACCGGCCAAAAACCATTCCAAGGTAATTGGGAAAATATACTAAAGGATGCAAGGTTTGATGAGATCATAGGCAGCTTAATTGTTGAAAAGGTGTCATGGTCTGAGAAAAAACGACAGGAAACTTTTTTAACCCGCACTCGGCAGAAGCTTGACTTAACCATAGACCCCATAATCGTTGAAGAGGGGCCATGGCCTGAAAAGGAGCAACAATTGAAAGCTGTTTTAATGCTTGGCGTTCAGTGCATTGACCCGGATGAAGAGAATAGACAGAAATTACTGATGTGGCAAAACAACTCAGGCATTTTTATCTCTCTCTTATTTCTAATTGTTAGTGCTTCCCTCTTACAACAACATTTTTCCCCATTCCTTCATCTTTATCACTTTCTGATTTGGTTACCATGTCTATGTTAG